A region of Paractinoplanes abujensis DNA encodes the following proteins:
- a CDS encoding FAD-binding oxidoreductase, which produces MSVADAKQALRALLEDRLITSEQDGFAAARQVWNPAVTTRPAMIARCADTRDVGGVVRIAGDHGLPLSVRAGGHDWAGRALRKGGIVLDLTPMRAVTIDGATKTASVQGGAIADDLIGAATPYGMVAATGVVGGVGLAGLTLAGGYGALIGRCGLAADNLLGAEVVLADGTTVVAGPEGDADLWWALRGGGGNFGVVTALRFRLHEVPSLLAGILMFPASEGRAVLNGYAEIVAEARDDLTVMTGFLPGPQGPLAFLCPFWSSSDLAAGDRVITRLRTLGHAVVDQVRPMPYGGALRMFDASMTPGAHYLLRSRSLAAVEPGAADVLVAAAREMGPYSTLIVNHFHGAASRVDPSATAFAQRRPHHPVEVIASWLPEDSPDRHRAWADGVETALTPLALPGGYPNLLGPHEDARARDSFGPNLERLLALKRRYDPDLLFSAIPALTDTNADNAIPSRTDTSVDK; this is translated from the coding sequence ATGAGTGTTGCCGATGCGAAGCAGGCGCTCCGCGCCCTCCTGGAGGACCGGCTGATCACCAGTGAGCAGGACGGTTTTGCCGCCGCCCGACAGGTGTGGAACCCGGCCGTCACCACCCGACCCGCCATGATCGCGCGGTGTGCCGACACGCGTGACGTCGGCGGAGTGGTTCGCATCGCCGGCGATCACGGGCTTCCGCTCTCCGTGCGGGCCGGTGGTCACGACTGGGCCGGCCGGGCCCTGCGCAAGGGCGGCATTGTCCTCGATCTGACGCCCATGCGCGCGGTCACCATCGACGGCGCTACGAAGACGGCCTCCGTGCAGGGCGGCGCGATCGCCGACGATCTGATCGGGGCGGCCACGCCGTACGGGATGGTCGCGGCGACCGGCGTGGTGGGCGGTGTCGGGCTTGCGGGTTTGACACTGGCGGGCGGGTACGGAGCGCTGATCGGCCGGTGCGGGCTGGCCGCGGACAACCTGCTCGGCGCGGAGGTCGTGCTGGCCGACGGCACGACGGTGGTGGCCGGCCCGGAGGGCGACGCCGATCTGTGGTGGGCTTTGCGCGGGGGCGGCGGCAACTTCGGTGTGGTGACCGCGCTGCGATTCCGGCTGCACGAGGTGCCGAGCCTGCTCGCCGGCATCTTGATGTTCCCGGCGTCCGAGGGGCGAGCCGTGCTCAACGGTTACGCCGAGATCGTGGCCGAGGCCCGCGACGACCTGACCGTGATGACCGGTTTCCTGCCCGGACCGCAGGGGCCGCTGGCTTTTCTCTGTCCCTTCTGGAGCAGTTCCGATCTGGCCGCCGGCGATCGGGTGATCACCCGGCTGCGCACCCTCGGTCACGCGGTCGTCGACCAGGTCCGGCCGATGCCGTACGGGGGTGCGTTGCGCATGTTCGACGCCAGCATGACCCCGGGCGCCCATTATCTGCTGCGCAGCCGTTCCCTGGCCGCCGTGGAGCCCGGCGCGGCCGATGTCCTGGTCGCGGCCGCGCGCGAGATGGGCCCGTACTCGACCCTGATCGTCAACCACTTCCACGGCGCCGCGTCCCGGGTCGACCCGTCCGCCACCGCTTTCGCCCAGCGTCGCCCGCACCATCCCGTCGAGGTGATCGCGTCGTGGTTGCCGGAGGACTCCCCCGACCGGCACCGCGCGTGGGCCGACGGTGTCGAGACAGCCCTGACCCCTCTCGCTCTTCCGGGCGGCTACCCCAACCTGCTCGGCCCGCACGAGGACGCGCGAGCCCGGGACTCGTTCGGCCCCAACCTCGAACGCCTGCTGGCCCTCAAGCGACGCTACGACCCGGACCTGCTCTTCTCCGCGATCCCGGCCTTGACGGACACGAACGCGGACAACGCGATCCCGTCCCGGACGGACACCAGCGTGGACAAGTAG
- a CDS encoding alanine racemase: MLETPYVAVDVDVLDRNVAAMAAAARGRGLALRPHAKTHKCLEIARRQVDYGAAGLTVATVREAEVFAGGGFDDLFLAYPIWPSPGRAGRLRKLAERVALRVGVDSVESAEALARAVGPLDVLVELDSGHHRSGVQPGDAARVAEAAERAGHRVRGIFTFPGHGYGPGLQQQAALDEAAALSAAGAGAEVRSGGSTPTAALAETGPLTEIRPGVYVFGDAQQVELGTCGWDDVALTVVATVVSRTGNRVIVDAGSKVLGADRLAWATGFGRLPEHPEARIVALSEHHATVEFPDEPPARGDVLRVAPNHVCTVVNLADELVVVRGGAEVDRWRVAARGANT, translated from the coding sequence GTGCTGGAGACGCCGTACGTGGCTGTGGATGTTGATGTGCTCGATCGGAACGTGGCGGCGATGGCGGCCGCCGCGCGTGGGCGGGGGCTTGCGTTGCGACCGCATGCCAAGACGCACAAGTGTCTGGAGATCGCTCGGCGGCAGGTCGACTACGGCGCCGCCGGGTTGACTGTGGCCACTGTTCGTGAGGCGGAAGTCTTCGCGGGTGGTGGCTTCGACGATCTGTTCCTCGCGTACCCGATCTGGCCGTCGCCGGGGCGGGCCGGGCGGCTGCGGAAACTGGCCGAGCGTGTCGCCCTGCGCGTCGGCGTGGACTCCGTGGAGAGCGCCGAGGCGTTGGCCCGGGCTGTGGGTCCGCTCGACGTGCTGGTCGAGCTGGACAGTGGGCATCATCGCAGCGGGGTGCAGCCGGGCGACGCCGCGCGGGTGGCTGAGGCGGCCGAGCGGGCGGGGCATCGCGTACGGGGAATCTTCACGTTCCCGGGGCACGGGTACGGGCCGGGGCTGCAGCAGCAGGCCGCCCTGGACGAGGCCGCGGCCCTGTCCGCGGCCGGCGCGGGGGCCGAGGTGCGCAGTGGTGGCTCGACCCCGACGGCGGCGCTTGCCGAGACCGGGCCGTTGACCGAGATCCGGCCGGGCGTCTACGTCTTCGGGGACGCCCAGCAGGTCGAGCTGGGCACCTGCGGCTGGGACGACGTGGCGCTCACGGTGGTGGCGACGGTTGTCAGCCGTACGGGGAATCGGGTGATCGTGGATGCCGGGTCCAAGGTGCTCGGGGCCGATCGGCTGGCCTGGGCCACCGGGTTCGGGCGCCTGCCGGAGCACCCGGAGGCGCGGATCGTCGCCCTCTCCGAGCATCACGCCACTGTCGAGTTCCCCGACGAGCCCCCGGCCCGCGGCGACGTGCTGCGGGTGGCTCCGAATCATGTCTGCACCGTGGTGAACCTGGCCGACGAGCTGGTCGTCGTGCGGGGCGGGGCCGAGGTCGACCGCTGGCGGGTGGCTGCCCGTGGCGCGAACACCTGA
- a CDS encoding GNAT family N-acetyltransferase, whose product MTSPYRSEIRLRLDDAAAQRDVIALGYRREGIARGAGPDREDMVVWARLEDDPEGPAPRVLPDLPGGELTDGVIRVRPLHPDDLAGWIELRSLPEVVATSVPPAAPPREEVERHFAYAESRWLAGEMAAMSILDARSGRFAGQIALYYFQPHLREGMLGYGVLPAFRGRGYARRAVQLVTKWAFNEARLQRVVAGSAVDNLASQKTLQAAGFEIEGKQLGILPGPNGGRIDAVLYVRRRL is encoded by the coding sequence GTGACATCGCCGTATCGTTCCGAGATCCGCCTGCGCCTCGACGACGCCGCTGCCCAGCGTGATGTGATCGCGCTCGGTTATCGCCGGGAGGGTATCGCGCGTGGCGCGGGGCCGGACCGTGAGGACATGGTCGTGTGGGCGCGGCTCGAGGACGACCCGGAGGGTCCGGCGCCGCGGGTGCTGCCCGACCTGCCGGGCGGGGAGCTGACCGACGGCGTGATCCGGGTCCGGCCGTTGCACCCGGACGACCTGGCGGGCTGGATCGAGTTGCGCAGCCTGCCCGAGGTGGTGGCGACGTCGGTGCCGCCGGCCGCCCCGCCGCGGGAGGAGGTCGAGCGCCATTTCGCGTACGCGGAAAGTCGTTGGCTGGCCGGGGAGATGGCCGCCATGAGCATTCTGGACGCGCGCAGCGGCCGGTTCGCGGGGCAGATCGCGCTGTACTACTTCCAGCCGCACCTGCGGGAGGGCATGCTCGGTTACGGCGTGTTGCCGGCGTTCCGGGGGCGGGGCTACGCGCGGCGGGCGGTTCAGCTGGTCACGAAGTGGGCGTTCAACGAGGCCCGGTTGCAGCGGGTGGTGGCCGGCTCGGCGGTCGACAATCTGGCGTCGCAGAAGACGTTGCAGGCGGCCGGGTTCGAGATCGAGGGCAAGCAGCTGGGCATCCTGCCCGGTCCCAACGGGGGACGCATCGACGCGGTGCTATATGTCAGACGGCGGCTCTAG
- a CDS encoding alpha/beta fold hydrolase, whose amino-acid sequence MIAHPGVRFADHTVTVPLDHRDPGGETIEVFAREVVAADRAGEDLPWLLFLQGGPGGKSPRPLRAESWIGRAVRTHRVLLLDQRGTGRSTPLNANTVGGRSAEELADYVKLFRADSIVGDAEVLRERVAGGARWDTLGQSYGGFVTMSYLSFAPQGLRTCYVTGGLPGLTATADEVYARTYPRVAAKNAEFCRDFPQDRAAVRRIADHLASADVRLPDGDRLTPERFRTLGESFGMSYGYSYVHWLLDEAWHGDQLSATFLYEVMAHTGFVDKPLFALQEYCCGQGGATGWAAARALAERPEFAADADPLLFTGEMMFPWMFEQIAALRPFAGAAGILADTGDWPALYDRQRLASNEVPVVAAVYADDMYVDAGLSLETAAAVGNVRTWVTNEHEHDGLRTSGDAVLGHLFEMASGLR is encoded by the coding sequence ATGATTGCTCACCCGGGGGTTCGTTTCGCCGACCACACCGTCACCGTGCCGCTCGACCATCGGGATCCGGGCGGTGAGACGATCGAGGTGTTCGCGCGCGAGGTCGTCGCAGCCGATCGGGCCGGGGAGGATTTGCCCTGGTTGTTGTTCCTGCAGGGTGGGCCGGGAGGCAAGTCGCCGCGGCCGTTGCGGGCCGAGAGCTGGATCGGCCGGGCCGTGCGCACTCATCGGGTGTTACTGCTCGACCAGCGCGGCACGGGCCGCAGCACGCCGCTCAATGCGAACACGGTCGGCGGGCGTTCGGCCGAGGAGCTGGCCGACTATGTGAAGTTGTTCCGCGCCGACAGCATTGTGGGCGACGCCGAGGTCCTGCGGGAGCGGGTGGCCGGCGGCGCCCGGTGGGACACGCTCGGCCAGAGCTACGGCGGCTTCGTGACGATGAGCTATTTGTCGTTCGCGCCGCAGGGCTTGCGCACGTGTTACGTCACCGGCGGGCTGCCCGGGCTGACCGCGACGGCCGACGAGGTCTACGCGCGGACATATCCCCGGGTGGCCGCCAAGAACGCCGAGTTCTGCCGCGACTTCCCGCAGGATCGCGCGGCCGTGCGGCGCATAGCCGATCACCTTGCGTCGGCCGACGTCCGGCTGCCCGACGGGGACCGGCTGACGCCCGAGCGCTTCCGCACGCTCGGTGAGAGCTTCGGCATGAGTTACGGCTACTCGTACGTGCATTGGCTGCTCGACGAGGCCTGGCACGGCGACCAGCTTTCCGCCACTTTCCTGTACGAGGTGATGGCACACACCGGGTTCGTGGACAAGCCGCTTTTCGCGTTGCAGGAATACTGTTGCGGCCAGGGCGGGGCCACCGGCTGGGCCGCCGCCCGGGCACTGGCGGAGCGGCCCGAGTTCGCCGCCGACGCCGATCCTCTGCTGTTCACCGGCGAGATGATGTTCCCCTGGATGTTCGAGCAGATCGCCGCGTTGCGGCCGTTCGCCGGGGCGGCCGGCATCCTGGCCGACACCGGCGACTGGCCGGCGCTCTACGACCGGCAGCGGCTGGCGTCCAATGAGGTGCCGGTGGTGGCGGCGGTCTACGCCGACGACATGTATGTCGACGCCGGGCTGTCGCTGGAGACCGCGGCCGCCGTGGGCAACGTGCGCACGTGGGTCACCAACGAGCACGAGCACGACGGCCTGCGGACGTCGGGGGACGCCGTGCTCGGTCACCTCTTCGAGATGGCTTCAGGGTTGCGCTGA